A single genomic interval of Rubripirellula reticaptiva harbors:
- a CDS encoding SdrD B-like domain-containing protein: MMVWQNFLSRLVQSKSAPSKVASKPASSNKRSARKRNDRRLRLEQMERRELMASDLGVIAGTAFVDQANDGSSAGDPPVLVDAGGNLVSPGTAGATGIQIQLFNDDGTTPGTFDASDTLSGTATTDLSGDYRFDQLSPGTYFVQQATVPQLTTPGPLTVEVVDDNGIRTALIDDYSVTPMTVLANAANPSVFSSISATEAIGGSRDVSVNATSGNILFEVNNLNSELTVSPGAGGVGSVNIQYDGSDTTATLDATGLRTGGVGVSLGGGAAGVAVDPNGGLIALLRAEQPGDSIQVIVHSDASNSSIVTIAIPQDLVANQEVYIPFSSFTINTGTGADFNDVGAIETNVPITVANNDVNISIVEAITPVIVQADLANILPLSLGGQLFNDSSDGGQDDGIRQSTEAGVAGVTVQLYELTDPNGTVDPTTDTLVATTTTIAGGVYNFTGLTPGNYAAVVPSSQFVTGAALFGFANSTGNDPASDPDDNVDDDDNGTTLAGGDVASGTITLESNLEPTNDGDTDANTNNTVDFGFVPQIDLSITKTLVTASSVVAAGGNVVFDIVVQNGGPLAATNVVVTDVFPAGLTYTGMTNASGAFSPAVNGTTVTIALGTVAAGTTATFRLNADIGDNQTADMTNTATVVGDQVETDATNNSDDELVDVIASDLRIEKVDLTDPVNAGNQFTYEITVTNDGPDGAAGVIVVDPLPVGVTFISGNVGGAANLVSFDSTTREVTATVGTLANAATSTITLVVEVSPDAVSPLTNTASVTASPNTDPNPDNNSTSEDTTINRVVDVAVDKTVSGTAIAGRTVTYTVAATNNGPGQARGVSVIDTLDADLTFVTGSLNAGTTGVTVTQNGQTLTFDVGVLDSLQTSTFSFDVMIGSDATGVIPNAATISTTDTDSNAANDTDSVDINPGRQVDLILNKTVDKATAVPGQDTLIYTFVVSHDTDSVSDATSVVVSDTLPAGLSGVVITAATATTSNFANGIITVNFDSIPVGETRTFTVAATVNNDAVGDASGNVVNPASVTSTGTELDTTNNSSSATTSLTPVFDIVVDKTVNSATPAIGSTVTYTVTLTNDGPSQAQGIVLTDAIPAGLTFVSATMGGQTGTASGSTITFPAVVLAPSATTTATLNFTVNANASGTITNTASVPDLSAAGENDITNNSDAVDITVTPIVDLAITKAVSDTTAAAGDSLTYTINVVNNGPSSATNVVVTDTLPAGVTLTGGTRPDGTAFTTAGGSGITINGDQITVTGGDLASAGTFSFTVTGTIDSGVSTVQTNTAVVTSDTNETATANNTATVATTVDPLTGSIAGKVYLDVNSNGIFDTGDTGIEGASIRLTGTDNLGTVVDRTVQTNAAGDYVFAQLAAGSYQVTETQPAGLADGSETAGTGATSSNTGNDQFTSLVIAPGATAAAFNFGELEPIDPLSKRRFLASNR, translated from the coding sequence ATGATGGTCTGGCAAAACTTTCTAAGTCGTTTAGTTCAATCGAAGTCGGCACCGTCAAAAGTGGCTTCCAAGCCAGCGTCGTCAAACAAGCGATCGGCACGCAAACGCAATGACCGACGGCTGCGTTTGGAGCAGATGGAACGACGCGAATTGATGGCGTCGGACTTAGGCGTGATCGCCGGCACCGCGTTTGTCGACCAAGCCAACGACGGATCTTCCGCGGGTGACCCGCCCGTGTTGGTCGACGCAGGCGGCAACTTGGTCTCGCCAGGCACGGCCGGTGCTACCGGAATCCAAATCCAACTATTCAATGACGACGGAACCACGCCGGGCACATTCGACGCAAGCGACACGCTTTCTGGCACCGCGACGACTGACTTGAGTGGTGACTATCGCTTCGACCAATTGTCGCCGGGCACTTACTTCGTTCAACAAGCGACCGTTCCCCAGTTGACAACACCGGGCCCACTAACGGTCGAAGTCGTTGACGACAACGGCATCCGAACTGCATTGATCGACGATTACTCGGTGACTCCGATGACCGTCTTGGCCAATGCCGCCAACCCATCGGTGTTTTCGTCGATCAGTGCGACCGAAGCCATCGGTGGCAGCCGAGACGTTTCCGTCAACGCAACTTCGGGCAACATTCTGTTCGAGGTCAACAACCTCAACAGTGAGCTAACCGTTTCGCCCGGAGCCGGCGGCGTTGGTTCGGTCAACATCCAGTACGACGGATCCGACACGACCGCTACCTTGGATGCGACCGGCCTGCGGACCGGCGGTGTCGGTGTCTCGCTAGGCGGCGGCGCGGCCGGTGTAGCAGTCGATCCCAACGGTGGCTTGATCGCATTGCTGCGAGCCGAGCAACCCGGCGACAGCATCCAAGTGATTGTTCACTCGGACGCAAGCAACTCGTCGATCGTAACGATCGCGATTCCGCAAGACTTAGTGGCCAACCAAGAAGTCTACATTCCGTTCTCGAGCTTCACGATCAACACGGGAACCGGTGCGGACTTCAACGACGTCGGTGCGATTGAAACCAACGTGCCGATCACTGTTGCGAACAACGACGTCAACATCTCGATCGTCGAAGCGATCACGCCAGTGATCGTCCAAGCCGACTTGGCAAACATCCTGCCTCTGTCGCTTGGCGGCCAACTGTTCAACGACAGTTCCGATGGCGGACAGGACGATGGAATCCGCCAAAGCACCGAAGCCGGCGTGGCGGGTGTGACGGTCCAACTTTACGAATTGACTGATCCCAACGGAACCGTCGACCCGACTACCGACACGCTGGTTGCGACCACGACAACGATCGCCGGCGGAGTCTACAACTTCACCGGACTAACGCCGGGCAACTATGCGGCCGTCGTCCCGAGTTCCCAGTTTGTCACGGGAGCCGCTCTGTTTGGGTTTGCCAACAGCACCGGCAACGACCCCGCATCGGATCCCGATGATAATGTCGACGATGACGACAACGGCACCACGCTCGCAGGCGGCGATGTCGCTAGCGGCACGATCACGCTAGAGTCGAACCTTGAACCGACCAACGACGGCGACACCGACGCCAACACAAACAACACAGTGGACTTTGGGTTTGTCCCACAGATCGACTTGTCGATCACTAAGACTCTAGTCACCGCTTCGTCCGTTGTCGCAGCCGGTGGAAATGTGGTCTTCGACATCGTGGTCCAAAACGGTGGTCCACTTGCAGCCACCAACGTCGTGGTCACCGATGTTTTCCCAGCCGGTTTGACTTACACCGGCATGACCAATGCGTCCGGTGCATTTTCACCAGCGGTTAACGGAACGACCGTTACGATTGCTCTGGGAACGGTCGCTGCGGGAACCACCGCAACGTTCCGCTTGAACGCCGACATCGGCGATAATCAAACCGCGGACATGACCAACACGGCCACCGTGGTCGGCGACCAAGTTGAAACCGACGCAACCAACAATAGTGATGACGAGCTTGTCGATGTCATTGCGTCCGACTTACGAATTGAAAAGGTCGATCTGACGGACCCGGTCAACGCTGGCAATCAATTCACTTATGAAATCACCGTCACCAACGATGGTCCTGATGGCGCCGCCGGTGTGATTGTGGTCGACCCGCTGCCCGTTGGCGTTACTTTCATCAGCGGCAACGTCGGTGGTGCTGCCAACCTGGTCTCGTTCGATTCGACGACCCGCGAAGTCACCGCAACGGTTGGCACGCTGGCCAACGCAGCCACTTCGACAATCACGCTGGTGGTCGAAGTTAGTCCCGACGCAGTCAGCCCGCTGACCAACACCGCATCGGTCACGGCATCGCCAAATACCGACCCCAACCCCGACAACAACAGCACGTCCGAAGACACGACCATCAACCGAGTCGTTGATGTTGCCGTCGACAAAACAGTTTCTGGCACCGCAATCGCGGGGCGCACGGTGACCTACACCGTCGCGGCGACGAACAACGGCCCTGGACAAGCTCGCGGTGTTTCGGTCATCGATACGCTCGACGCCGATTTGACCTTTGTCACCGGCAGCCTCAACGCAGGCACCACGGGCGTCACGGTAACGCAAAACGGGCAAACGTTAACATTTGACGTCGGCGTTCTGGATTCATTGCAAACCAGTACGTTCTCGTTCGATGTCATGATCGGATCGGACGCCACCGGCGTGATTCCAAATGCGGCTACGATTTCCACCACCGACACCGACAGCAACGCGGCCAACGACACCGACAGCGTGGACATCAATCCCGGCCGGCAAGTCGACCTGATCCTGAACAAGACGGTCGACAAGGCAACCGCCGTCCCCGGACAAGACACGTTGATCTACACCTTCGTGGTCAGCCACGACACCGACAGTGTCAGCGATGCCACCAGCGTCGTCGTCTCGGACACATTGCCGGCCGGCTTGTCGGGAGTTGTGATTACGGCGGCCACAGCCACGACTAGCAACTTCGCCAACGGCATCATCACGGTCAACTTTGATTCCATCCCTGTCGGCGAGACACGGACATTTACCGTTGCGGCAACCGTGAACAACGACGCTGTCGGTGACGCATCCGGAAACGTCGTCAACCCTGCTTCGGTGACGTCGACCGGTACTGAACTGGACACCACCAACAACTCGTCGTCTGCGACGACATCGCTAACGCCGGTATTCGACATCGTCGTCGACAAGACCGTCAACAGTGCGACGCCTGCCATCGGTTCAACGGTAACCTACACGGTTACGCTCACCAACGACGGTCCTAGCCAAGCTCAGGGCATCGTGCTGACCGATGCAATTCCTGCCGGATTGACGTTCGTCAGTGCGACGATGGGAGGGCAAACGGGCACGGCATCGGGCAGCACGATCACTTTCCCCGCCGTCGTTCTTGCACCTTCCGCAACCACGACCGCCACGTTGAACTTCACGGTCAATGCCAACGCTTCGGGCACGATCACGAACACCGCTAGCGTGCCCGACTTGTCGGCTGCTGGTGAAAACGACATCACCAACAACTCCGACGCTGTCGACATCACCGTGACGCCGATCGTGGACTTGGCGATCACCAAGGCTGTTTCCGACACGACTGCGGCCGCGGGTGATTCGTTGACCTACACGATCAACGTCGTCAACAACGGACCGTCGTCGGCAACCAACGTCGTCGTCACTGACACCTTGCCAGCCGGCGTGACATTGACCGGCGGTACTCGTCCCGACGGCACCGCATTCACAACCGCTGGCGGCTCCGGCATCACGATCAATGGCGATCAAATCACCGTGACTGGCGGTGACTTGGCAAGTGCCGGAACGTTTAGCTTCACCGTCACCGGCACCATCGACAGTGGCGTCAGCACGGTGCAAACCAACACCGCGGTGGTCACTTCGGATACCAACGAAACAGCAACCGCCAACAACACGGCAACCGTTGCGACGACGGTCGATCCGTTGACTGGATCGATTGCGGGCAAAGTCTACTTGGACGTTAACAGCAACGGCATCTTTGATACCGGCGACACTGGGATCGAAGGTGCCAGCATCCGATTGACCGGCACCGACAACTTAGGCACGGTGGTTGATCGCACCGTACAAACCAACGCCGCTGGCGATTACGTGTTCGCTCAGTTGGCAGCCGGATCGTATCAAGTTACTGAAACACAGCCCGCTGGCTTGGCCGACGGCAGTGAAACCGCAGGTACAGGTGCAACGTCGTCCAACACCGGCAACGACCAGTTCACCAGCTTGGTCATCGCACCCGGTGCAACTGCCGCTGCGTTTAACTTTGGCGAACTGGAACCGATCGACCCGCTATCGAAAAGACGCTTCTTGGCATCAAACCGTTGA
- a CDS encoding flagellar basal body P-ring protein FlgI: MPKLSEKPQFPVLILLLACMTAGGCSIWRGKPDEDENEALKALMQAPAPPDLVREAAIPHGMNTLQIEGVGAVSSLAGTGGAADPSLYREQLLEEMKRRDVDNPNHFLESPDTALVRVVAAIPPGARRGDPMDIKVLAPKESRASDLNGGWLLDTRLRQQIAVQKQLMQSSVRQSEVLAIGTGPILTRAAYSASMDESNKIEGTIISGGRVQTSRPLALILRPRYRHVAMASAIALAINRRFFFFDGTTRKGIAEPLEDDYIELEVHPRYRDSIGRMMTVIRAIGVEPESSDTQKRLSNLASRLANPATAADAAIQLEALGESAVPTLIDGLKSTNPELRFYAAEALAYLDRVEGIEALEDAIREVAAFRAPGLVALQGMKSQESVDALKRLTGEASLETRYGAFCSIRRRSDGPRQLNGQTLGSFWLYQVQTSASPTVVVSLRESPEVVLFGNLSNIQLTQFMRGPAGIMIKPDTDSPGQIRISRFQAGEEDRIAVVNTSVPEFIAGLTAVGGGYGDVIEVLRLAKAKGYLTDQLAIDPLPARMRTYYRDGDDSEGSDDDSQSDEPKFDPEAA, from the coding sequence ATGCCGAAGCTCTCCGAGAAACCTCAATTTCCCGTTCTGATACTGCTGCTCGCCTGCATGACCGCTGGCGGCTGTTCGATATGGCGTGGAAAACCCGACGAAGATGAAAATGAAGCCTTAAAAGCGTTGATGCAAGCACCGGCCCCACCGGACTTGGTCCGCGAAGCCGCGATTCCTCACGGCATGAACACATTACAGATCGAGGGCGTCGGAGCGGTCAGTTCGCTTGCCGGAACTGGCGGAGCGGCCGATCCGTCGCTGTATCGCGAGCAATTGCTCGAAGAAATGAAACGTCGCGACGTTGACAACCCCAACCACTTTTTAGAGTCCCCCGATACTGCATTGGTCCGCGTCGTCGCCGCGATTCCTCCAGGCGCACGACGTGGCGACCCAATGGACATCAAAGTCCTGGCTCCCAAAGAAAGCCGTGCATCGGACCTCAATGGCGGATGGTTGCTCGACACACGACTGCGCCAACAAATCGCGGTACAGAAACAATTGATGCAAAGCTCGGTTCGTCAAAGCGAAGTACTGGCGATCGGAACCGGTCCGATTCTGACTCGCGCTGCCTATTCAGCGTCGATGGACGAGAGCAACAAAATTGAAGGCACGATCATTTCGGGTGGCCGTGTCCAAACCAGCCGGCCGCTGGCGTTGATTCTGCGTCCACGATACCGACATGTTGCCATGGCCAGCGCGATCGCATTGGCGATCAACCGCCGTTTCTTCTTCTTTGACGGAACGACTCGCAAAGGCATCGCCGAACCACTCGAAGACGACTACATCGAACTAGAAGTCCATCCACGTTATCGCGACAGTATCGGCCGAATGATGACCGTGATTCGCGCAATCGGAGTCGAACCGGAGTCCTCGGACACTCAGAAACGCTTGTCCAACTTGGCAAGCCGTCTTGCCAATCCAGCCACCGCTGCCGACGCTGCCATTCAATTGGAGGCGCTCGGCGAAAGCGCCGTGCCGACGCTGATCGATGGATTGAAATCCACGAATCCAGAACTACGGTTCTATGCAGCCGAGGCGTTAGCGTATTTGGACCGAGTCGAAGGCATCGAAGCACTTGAAGATGCAATTCGCGAAGTCGCTGCTTTCCGCGCCCCCGGACTGGTGGCCTTGCAAGGCATGAAGTCACAAGAGTCTGTCGATGCGCTAAAACGTCTTACCGGCGAAGCAAGCTTGGAGACTCGCTACGGCGCATTCTGTTCGATCCGCCGCCGATCTGACGGCCCCCGACAACTCAACGGCCAAACGCTCGGGTCCTTTTGGCTGTACCAAGTTCAAACAAGTGCCTCGCCAACCGTCGTGGTTTCGCTGCGAGAGTCGCCCGAAGTTGTCTTGTTCGGAAACCTTTCGAATATTCAGTTGACACAGTTCATGCGAGGCCCTGCCGGCATCATGATCAAACCCGATACCGATTCGCCCGGACAAATCCGCATCAGCCGATTTCAAGCTGGCGAAGAAGATCGTATCGCGGTCGTCAACACCAGCGTGCCTGAATTCATCGCGGGCCTGACTGCCGTTGGTGGCGGTTATGGTGACGTCATCGAAGTGCTGCGACTTGCCAAAGCGAAAGGCTATCTGACCGATCAACTAGCCATTGATCCGCTGCCCGCCCGCATGCGAACGTACTACCGCGACGGCGATGATAGCGAGGGCTCAGACGATGATTCACAAAGCGATGAACCAAAATTTGATCCCGAAGCCGCTTAG
- a CDS encoding competence/damage-inducible protein A: protein MTKHPCRQLTCEIISIGDEMTSGARLDTNAQWLSRRVGELGVVVKFHSTVGDTLSDNVDVFRIAASRADIVVATGGLGPTRDDLTREALSIMVDRPLEMRDSAMQHIESMFAKRHREMPERNRVQAMFPIGSDEIFNPQGTAPGIDLKVERDGQMPSRIFALPGVPAEMVRMFDETVAPRIMQQSGGGSRISHAVMKFFGVGESEMEQRLGEMISRDREPRVGITVSGATISLRITATADTDETCAAMIAMTREEILKLVPEYYFGDGESFEQQHAVEATLRARDESLCVIELGRAALLGDWFASLGDSPAYRGGISLATTDDMVGLLDVANTADAMTEIQRRFRSDWVLMVDAYPPLDAKPETPLPNADVNLVVRAPGGKCHEKTIRIGGHPDILHARIGKAAMAWLREVLE, encoded by the coding sequence ATGACGAAGCACCCTTGCCGCCAACTGACCTGTGAAATTATTTCGATCGGCGACGAGATGACCAGTGGCGCGAGACTGGATACGAACGCCCAGTGGCTAAGTCGCCGAGTCGGTGAGTTGGGCGTGGTTGTCAAGTTTCACTCGACCGTTGGCGATACGTTGTCGGACAACGTCGACGTCTTTCGTATCGCAGCCAGTCGCGCCGACATCGTTGTCGCAACCGGTGGACTTGGGCCGACCCGCGACGACCTGACTCGCGAAGCACTGTCGATCATGGTCGACCGGCCACTCGAAATGCGAGACTCGGCGATGCAGCATATCGAATCGATGTTCGCAAAGCGGCACCGCGAGATGCCGGAACGCAATCGTGTTCAGGCGATGTTTCCGATCGGCAGTGACGAAATCTTCAATCCCCAAGGCACAGCGCCTGGTATTGATTTAAAAGTCGAACGCGATGGCCAAATGCCCAGCCGAATCTTTGCGTTGCCTGGTGTTCCCGCGGAAATGGTTCGCATGTTCGACGAAACCGTGGCACCCCGGATCATGCAGCAATCGGGCGGCGGTTCACGGATCTCGCACGCAGTGATGAAGTTTTTTGGTGTTGGCGAAAGTGAAATGGAGCAACGGCTTGGTGAAATGATTTCACGTGACCGAGAACCACGCGTCGGCATCACCGTCAGCGGCGCGACGATCTCGTTGCGCATCACGGCGACGGCCGACACCGATGAAACGTGCGCGGCCATGATCGCCATGACGCGCGAAGAAATTTTGAAGTTGGTGCCGGAATACTATTTTGGTGACGGCGAATCGTTCGAACAGCAGCACGCCGTCGAGGCGACGCTGCGAGCTCGAGATGAATCGTTGTGCGTCATCGAACTCGGTCGGGCTGCATTACTGGGTGATTGGTTTGCCTCGCTTGGCGATTCGCCGGCCTATCGCGGTGGCATATCGCTAGCGACGACGGATGACATGGTCGGGCTGTTGGATGTTGCCAACACGGCCGACGCGATGACTGAAATCCAGCGTCGTTTCCGATCGGATTGGGTGTTGATGGTCGACGCTTATCCGCCGCTCGATGCGAAACCCGAAACGCCGCTACCCAACGCGGATGTGAACTTGGTCGTCCGAGCGCCGGGCGGCAAGTGTCACGAAAAAACGATCAGAATCGGCGGTCATCCTGATATCCTGCATGCCCGGATTGGCAAAGCGGCGATGGCTTGGTTGCGCGAAGTGCTAGAGTAA
- a CDS encoding DUF6702 family protein: MAFLSLILALLVHPVHETVTEVQWNPQTRRMEVAVRLDIEDEQWIKTKVGGGDQTPIWAIRYLQKRVRITNPPEPKSSPESKVAKDSATYHWIGRDRDGAHVWWYFEIQPTDGKRPEWIDCRLLFDREPDFLHRLLLLNHTPPRAMNLTATRSRVRLDAAADTVSPGKTNPKNTTDHDEAPLPPTDL; encoded by the coding sequence ATGGCATTCCTGAGCCTGATTTTGGCGTTGCTGGTGCATCCGGTCCACGAAACCGTCACAGAGGTCCAGTGGAATCCGCAGACGCGGCGAATGGAAGTCGCGGTGCGGTTGGATATCGAAGACGAGCAGTGGATCAAGACCAAAGTGGGCGGCGGTGATCAAACGCCGATCTGGGCGATCCGGTACCTCCAGAAACGAGTTCGGATTACCAATCCGCCAGAACCAAAATCGTCGCCAGAATCCAAGGTGGCGAAAGATTCGGCCACCTATCACTGGATTGGACGGGACCGCGACGGGGCTCATGTTTGGTGGTACTTTGAAATCCAACCAACCGATGGCAAGCGGCCTGAATGGATCGATTGCCGGCTGCTGTTTGATCGCGAACCCGATTTTCTGCATCGACTGCTATTGTTAAATCACACGCCGCCGCGAGCGATGAACCTGACTGCGACTCGGTCGAGAGTTCGGCTTGATGCGGCGGCGGACACTGTTTCACCAGGCAAAACGAACCCTAAGAATACGACTGACCATGACGAAGCACCCTTGCCGCCAACTGACCTGTGA